The sequence ttgttttaataatgTGTCGCTTTTAACCATCgtcatttattaattttttgtgcAAATTTTTTTCCACTAATGAGTAGTGACATGGTATTCCATTACATATTCaatcgaagaaaaaaaatcaaaccaaattagCTAACAATAGTGTTTTCTACCgcttaaatgatgaaaaaaaaatctagctcTCAAAATTGATATCGTTTTCGACTAAAATGATTATGTACCAAGATATAGATGATTAATAAGTTTCAGAAAGAATTGTGACATTGATTTGGGTCGAATAGTGTTGTTGTGATCTTAGTTATAGAAAGAGAAACCTAACATATATTTGGTCGTTTCTttcgacaaaaacaaaattactaagttttgaatttggttcttcttctttttttttggtttgattgattTAGTTGAATTGGGTAAAGAATTATCTATAATGTTATAAGAGAGATGTTatgactaaaaataaaaacatgagatcaaaaattgaaaacaaaacacttttGAAACAATTGAGtacttttttaatatacaatttgtaactttttcgaagtattaaattatttttacacaaCAGTTATTTTTTATCACAATAAATAAGAATTTGTAATGGATTTTTAGATAATATAACATTAATTCATGGGTTGtagattataattaaattatttcatGGGTTATTATTCTTGCTAACTAGTTCTTTTGATGAATTACCTTCACCATGGACAATTAGAGCATCCCAATTGATTCTTCCTGTAGAAGCTTCGGTCAGTTCATCATGAGCGTTTGGGCTATGAGCCAGAAGCACATTGTACCCATCTGTGACCAATCTCTTCACTATCAAAGCTATCCGTATGTCATTAGAAATAAGTAGTAAATAGAATATTTGTATGCTCAATACGACATTCATTAGAAATAAGCATTTTTTCATTGATCCAGACATCTACATAGCCCTCATTGGGTCTCTTCTTACGCGTAGGAGGAACAACTACGGATTTATTAATTCCCTTTTCCTTCATTTTTCTCTTAAttagttgattttgtaaaagtGCCCCTCCGTACACATCCTAAAATGTCATCTTCGATACCTAGATAGCCAAGACTTCTCAAACCCCTCTCTATATTCTCTCCTATCCcgtatattttaaattttcaatactAGTGGAAGGGGATGTTTTCGGATCCCATATAACCTGGAATTGACACAAAAAATGGATataagtttaaaaataatagaatatgATTATACTCTCAGATAGGTATACAACATCGACGACAccaaaacataagaagaaacatataaatataaatattctcattattatcatctagaaaaacaatcaaaatccaaacttaagaagaaaaaatattctcaCACTTTGATATCTCCGCCTGCTTCTCCTAGAAGTCAATTTTACtgagattttaattttgatttctttgatcTATCACCCTCCTGTTACCCGGCGGAAACTATGTCTCAGCATAGTATGTCATAAGGATTCTAATGGTGATGGTATTAGGGACAGAGGCAGCATAGAATCATATGATCAATTTACAACCATTAATTTTATAACAACAGTTtaagttttgtaaaattatcaaataaattataaaatgaaaatttgaaaaaaatatttaaaatttcacatattttttatacCCACGTAAATTACGCGAACttaatctactatatatataaaatattattttattattttatgtattttttggaAAGCAAATTacatatccatatatatatatatatataaccattattttattattgtattataacCCAACATCACCAACGAAATATAACAACTCTGATACATTTTATACTTTAGTCTCTTTAGAGATTTGAACATCACATCCACGAGGAAACATAAGCATATAGCTCCGAGTTATTGTGATTTCCGCCTTCATTAACCACCTACAAACCAAATAAATGCAAGTAATGAGattgacataattaaaaaaatatataaattcagagtcattagaaaataaaagtagACCTATATCTACACAAATGGTGGATAAATATAGCCATCAGCAGCTTAGCAAAATAAGCTCCTACACAAAGTCTAGGACCAGCACCAAACGGAACGTAATTCTTCGAGAGTATCGCGTCCACTTCTTTTCCCTGTTAATAAAGTTAGATACATGTGAAAAATTGAATTTGATTAGTGAATTAGGGAGAAAATAGTTAATGATAAAGATCATATTTGAATCACCTTCCAACGCCATGGATTAAATACTAAAGGATCCTCGTACTTTTCTGGATTAAAATGGACACTTGGATAGCCCATGAAGTTCCAACCCGCTGGAATTGTATAATCACCTACTTTGATGTCATGATCAGGTTTCCTAAGTATTACAGGTACTGTGGTCAAGATCCTAAGAGACTCATTAATCACCTGAAACCAAGTACCATACATGTGTGTGTGAGAGCTACTAAAATGTACATGATTTTAAATTGTCTTATCACTTTATACATGATTTTGGAACATACTTACCATATTGGTGAAAGTCATGGACTTATAGTCTTCCCATGTTAGGTCGGCCTGCTTGGCAGTCTTATCTCCAACAATTCTTGCATGCTCTCTTTGAAGCTCTTGCATGACTTCAGGATTTTCGCTTATGAGTTTTATTGTAGCCGCGAGAATTCGTGGTGTTGTTTCATTAGCAATCAAAAAGAAAGTATATATGTACTCGATCACATTATCCATACTCATTATTTTCTTTCCTCCTTCGTTTTCTCCAAATATGATCTTAAAGAATTCTCCAAACTCCTCTCCTGATGCTCTCTTCTTCAACACTTCTTCTTTTAGTAACTTCTTCATCGTTTTTCTTGCCTgccatgaaaaataaatattacggctttcattataatcatatatatatatatatattattggtaAGAGAAGTGATTACTTGCCTTCATCATATTATAGACACCCATCCCAGGAATATTGAAAGGCAACCGAAACCAACCACTCGGAAAATATCTCCAACAAAGTGCAAGTTTTTTCGACGCCTCTGGTTCCATATTGCCCATAACTTTCTTTGCAAGGCACTCAATTATGATCTGTAACGGTTAATAATTCAAATACTTGTGAGATGATCATGTATCCTATATATCTTATCTACTTTATTTAATATTGTCAAGAGATAAAGACATCATAAATTCGATCAATTATTTTTTACCTTGCTTGCTGTTTCCTTAACGTCAAGAGTTCCATTCCTAGCTTCTTCTCTCATGTATGTACGAGCCAGGATATCGATATCTTCCAATACCCTCAATCTTAAACCTTGTGAACCCAATAGTTGGAGTGTCAAGTTCCTCGCATGTTTATGGGACTCTGTGCTTtgcaaaaataaattgttatcTTCTCCAAATAGTCATGCTAAGCTCTTTGTGATATCAGGAATACGATTTGTCTTTGCCATCTCCATATTCAGTTCATTATCCGTTGAGATTATAACTTTGCCTCCAAATAAGCTTGTTCGAAAAAGTGGTCCAtgtctatatttatttttcagaaaaaataacaaagtaaCTTAAGTAAGTAAAAAACCATTTCTTAACATGCatgctaaaataaaaataagcgAACCTGAGGATTCTCTTCTTGAGGAAATTTGAATATTGAAGAGCATCATGAGGCTTCATGAACTCAATAGTTTCTCCAATGATTGGAAAACCCATTGACCCTGGAGGAAGTTTTCCATTACACTTTGGATTGCTCCATTGATAGATCAAATGGCATAGCTTCACCACTATAAGTGAAACTATCACAATCCATAGCTTATAAATGGCctccatattaatttctttctttttttttgactattttggttatgtttgttttatggttgAATGTTGCATGAATATGAGAGAAGAACTCGATATTTATATTTGCAGTGGTACCATAcctttcaaagttttttttggttttcaaagtttctttatcttattgtttatttgaaagTATTCTCTCAATTAAATTATTTGAGATCATATTCCCTCCCATTTATTCACATGTGAACGTGACCTCGTTTACTTTTTGTTATCTAATCATCTATTTCATTTacattttccaaattttcttcaTAAATAAAAGTTCAAAAAGTAAGTTCTTTTAAAGGTCATTGGTTAGCCAGAAAAGAGAAAATCCTAAactttaatttagtttttaaaacaagatcaagaaaaaataaatgcaaaagaATAGAATGCTTTATAGGTGTTTTcggttaaaacaaaatttctttttgaaaatttatatatatatatatatataatttctaatgttcaaatatcatatttacttatactatattattaatttaaatgataaaataatttttaatattctttaaaaaatcagTCTTTAGTTCTGTTTTTCTATAATAAAATAAGTACATTTTGtagaatattcaaaattaataatttttctattcCAATAACATAGAAAGTgtttaattacaattataaacgaaaattttgaaaataaaagaattgaaatGAAAATCAACTTCAGTTAGATTTCAATTActcaatttttaaaagaaaatattaattttttctctctccacTAATCtgttatcaaaattattttctttaattaaatttcaaacaaataaactattttattaaacATTCACCTCTCATCTTCATTTGttcatatttcaaaaaatatttgaatcaatGCATAgttaaaaccatatataaaaatcttgtaTGATCATAAATTATAGATtattgatcaaaggtcaattaataACATAATGTGTACTCAACCACGAtttagtggtatcgttgtaacactttagGATCAAATCTTCAGAGACCAAGCaattacactatgaaattatgttgattaaatatagctaagacaatggAAAAGTTTGTGAATCTATCCAAAGACGGAAAATAAACAAGTGGTTTTAAGGTAATAGAGAAATATTGGGCGTAGGGaatctttagggtttatgatcacgaatttagatgattagataGGGATGCATTAGACACAGTTCTAACTCAAATCACGGACGTGGTTTCACCGTAATAAAtcttaaaacaaaaccaaaatcctaagacaaaataaaaataaataataaagggTAAACTAGCACAAATCCCATGGGTTGCCTTCCATAAGCACTTGTTTAAAGTCGTTAGCTTGACTATGCTTTCAGGTGTCAATTGATGAGAGGATGAGAACTCATATCAAAACAAGCTCTCAAATTCGTCAGCTTAAGCTCCAGAACCTTTTTGGCCTTTCTCTTTAAACTCTAGAGTGAGGATGGCTTTAATTTTAGAGAAAGGCCGAGATATTTATTTACACTTCACCTTGTACTCAATGGTATCTCTAACCTATTTTCTGGGGTACCAAGGTTACGCGAAGATCTCGTATCACTTTCTCTATCTTCGGCTTGTCTTTCTTCTTAACCTTTTTAGACCTCTTCTCAGAAGAATGAGTGTCCATCCAAGACTTCGTTGACCTCATTCTTATCACCACTCTCTCCCATCACCATGACATCCACCTTCTTCTCATTTTCTACAGTTAGACAATAGTCATGTCTTGTAGCTTCATTTGTAGTGATTACGTTGTAAAAGACTTTATCATCAATGTTAGAGAAGTGGTCTTCTTATTAGGCAAGTCAACAACTGCTCCCACTGTTCCTAGGAAAGGTCTCCCAAGAATCAAAGGCATTTCAGAACCCTTGCTCATTTCCACAACATGAAAATATGTAGCAACCAAGCAACTCCCAACTCGAACATCTAAATTGTTAATGAAGCCTTGTGGAGTCGTGGTGACAGCATTTGCAAACTTGAGAGAGACCTTAGAAGCCTTCATATCATTAATCCCCAACCTCTCTGCAATAGCCTTAGACATTACATTCACATTGGATCCAGTGTCACAAAGGAAATCCTCAAAGTTCACTCCTAAGATGgagcatggaacaacaaattTTCCTGGATCTTCTAACTTGGGTAGTCTTTTCAAAGATGGAGCATGAATGTTCTTTTCTCAAGCCAAATATGCCTTAACCTCCACCAAAACATTTTCTCCAACCACAACATTATTGTAAACCTTTttaaacaaagagatatgcTTCGTGCCTCTATAAAGGGAATGTCAGCGATGAACTCACTCATAACTTCTTTGTACCGATCATACTTCTTTTCATCCAGAggtttcttctcatgtcttctTGGAAAAGGAATTTGTGGCCTATATGGCTTTGGTTCCACAAGAATTGATTCCTTGGTATTCATATTAGGAGCAGATGAGTCGTAAATCCCCATTCTTGCAGTATGGAGCGCTCTTTCAACAAAAGGAGCAGTCAATATGAAATTTTCTAAGACAGACTCTGCAACAACGACGGGATCGACCGATCTATAGGGGGATCGGTTGATCCAACTTCTCTGGGGATCAGACTCGAATTATCAGAATAAAAAAGACTGATCAATCTAGGCACAAAACTGATCGATCCTTGCTCTGCGGAAGCCAAACATGAGTTTATCACAGCACAACTCAGCTCATCTTCAATCCCATCATGGAGTGTTATAACATTGCATGACTCTTTGTTCTTAGAGCTAAAAGAAATAGCAGAGACTCTTGCTTCAATGGAATCAACACGTGAACTCAACCTTTCAAATTTCccattcaaatcattgtacaTGCTATCAATCTTGACATTAATCTCAACATAACTTTTCTTATGGCCCTCCAGCAGTGCTTGCATCATCAATTCGAGTTTGTTATCTTGTGGAGCTGCAGATGGAGCTTAGCATCCTTAATATGAGCTATTAAATCCTTGTTCTGAAATACTTGAGTGAAGTTACCTTGTTGATTACATAGAGGATACACTTGATTTTGAGGATTCTCGACATTGGTGcttctgtaaaaaaaattaggatgaTTTCTATAATTTTGATTGAAACCAGGATTCTGATAGTTCCCTTGTCCTCCTACATAGTTCAACTCCTTTATCCCCTTAAAACCAGAATTTACTCCAACTTGCTGATACGCACCCGTCTGCCCGTCGCACATGTTGATAGCTTGTtgatctctcttcaaaagaagGTCTACCCTAGCAGTGagatttgtaataatatttgtatCCACATAGCTAACAACATGCAAAGAACGATCATACTCATGACTATGATTGTTGTTACTCGCTGCAAGGATTTCGATCAAGAGGTTTGCTTCAGCAGCAGCGTTAGTAGAAAAATCTCCTTTGCTGGCAGTATCGAGTGCCATCTGGTACTTCTGGTCAATTCCTCCATAGAAGATGTTCATAAGATTCTCTTGTGAAAATCCATGATGAGGACAGTCTCTCATATGCtacttgaatctctcccatgcttcacaaaaagaCTTTGTACCACCTTGTGAGAAAGTAGTGATATTGCTCCTTAACATAGCTGATCGTGACTTAGTGTAGAAGTGGTTCATAAACTGTACTCTACATTGTGCCCAAGTAGTGAGTGATCCTCGGTCCAAGAGATTTAGCCATCTGAAAGACTTATCCCCTAAAGAGAACTGGAACAAAGTCAACATGAGGTAATCATACAGAACTCCATTAGACCTTGTCGTACTAGTCAATCTCTCAAAGGCTTCAATGTGGTCCAGAGGGCTCTCCGATGCTAATCCATTAAACACATGACTCTGAACCAAATTGATGAGACTATGCTTAATCTTGTAGTCTTGTCTCGCGGGAGCAGGAGGTTGAACCGCAGATCGATTCACAAAAAGTCTGATGTGAGCTTCTTCATCCCTCAAAGTAGCACGCCTTGCTGGTGGATTCAACTCAGTCGGATTTTGCTCTTGTGGAACCTGTCCTTGTGGAGCTTGTCTTTGTGGtgcaggaggaggaggcggaacAATAACCTCTTGAGGGTTAGGCTGATGACCATCTGGATTCTGTCCGTCCTCCATCTTATCAACTTTAGCTTTCGCCTTTCTGTTTTCTCGTTTAAGTAGGACTAACTCTTCTTTACGTAAATTATGCAAATCAATAGGCTTTTGACTTCTTGTTTGCATAAACCtgaaacacaagagaaagaGCACAAGAACtgattagtaaataaaaataaaataaatcttagacTAAATTTAAATCTAGAATCTCAAAAGCAATCGTTTTGGTCCCGGCAACGGCGTCAaattgatcaaaggtcaattaataACCTAATGTGTACTTTAGGATCGAATCCTCAGAGACCAAGCaattacactatgaaattatgtagattaaatatagctaagacaaaggaaaaatttatgaatcaagtaactatctaaaaaCGGAAAGTAAACAAGTGGTTTTAAGGCAATAGAGAAATATTGGGCGCAAAGaatctttagggtttatgatcatgaatttagatgattagataaggatgcattagacaccgttctaACTCAAATCACGGCTGTAAAGTTAACCCACTCTCGCAGTGTTAACTATCTAAGCAATGAAtttactaaaccctaaactctcgTTTGAATTTATCAAACCAAGCAAGCATTAACAAGTTTGGGTTTGATtagttcacaaggtgccttaacttcaactcTCGTTGGCTAATGATCACCTTGCTCACATATgttcttttccagcaactcaacaacacttttggtgtccccatgaattaaacctaagatcttaatctaggtgatcaatctagcttaagaattaagaacaacaatagacgaagaacaataagatcaatccctaatctaacaaacctagcatcaattaatcattAAAACCCTTATGAAATCCTAAACCCAATTGAGAAACTACTCAAACATGGAGAAACAGaaataacaaatcaatgatgataaaagcataattgaattgcaaaaggatagaaaatagggttttgacatcttctccaaagtgtcaagaaggattagagatcttttTCCTTCAGCTcgcaatacaaaatagtcttaGAAAATCAAGcttatgtcatcaaaataaaatcctaaaagtcggtttaaaacaaaggGAGATTTACTCACATGTACtccaaattaggtaatattaccataattaacaaatcattttttttattactaggatatttcgggtattttcaaaatacccagcgtgtccttgttttatgttacagaaaaaaaacgtaattacaaaaatatcattgccacgtcagacgccacgtcagaaatcgctgacgtgtattaaataactcaaccgtaacgcgttacagagATAAtgacggctgacttagagcataactcagccaagcgttacggctgacttaatGAAATCGGGTTGAGTTATGCCATAAATCAGCCGCccttacggctgacttataatctgatggttgagttgtaaattttttggctgagttatcactacgacacggctgaattaTCATTCtgaatctggctgagttatgaacaaCGGTGACTTATGAGATGTGGTTATGTctgagttatggttaagttttataactcagccgccaTGAGCTGACCTATCGTAAAACTCGGCCCctttacggctgacttagtagcaaaagattaattactagagtatcattcagttacggctgacttatttaACGATACGGCTGACTTACAAATTTTCAGTTAAGTTATGACattaagcggctgaatttggcagccatttttttgctttttaattactgtaatattattcatgttgcggctgagttataattttgtttgatggctgatttaattaggctgatttgcatgttcgtttggtggctgacttgccacttcggacgcatcatccatatcagcattccatgtcatcatcttctccggaaatacgaaacgccGTTCCTTcaactcttgttcttcaactggttaaaaAGTGttattcaccttgttcttccccttctttttctccttgttcttcacttcttaattacactcattcttattaattttcctcagtcttcttcattttctttcatgtatCTAGTTCCGGTAATTGTTGTTTCCgataattgggtaaagaaacacaaatatgtatttaacaccaacgatagagggtgtagagttgtgcagatagatgcaGAAACAACACATGACAAGCTTGTGAAGTTTGTTTTTGATAACTACGGATTGAACGCGTTAAGCCATGAGCTCAACCCATGTTCTCGATGTaaacaagttgggcacaatgcgaAAACTTGTCCGATTTAGTattattgtaatacatttgttttattttgtgcaataACTCAGGCGTCAAGCATGATAACTCAGCTGTCATATTAAtcaacgagacctttcgttttccgcTTTCAAATTATtccttgtgataactcagccacaaagcattataactcagtcatcatatgaatcgacgagactTTCGTTTTCCGCTTTCAGATTATtccttgtgataactcagccacaaagcattataactcagccgtcatatgaatcgacgagacatTTCGTTTTTCCGTAGATACTATAACTTAGCCgtcaagtaatataaatcaactatttgctttcagattatttcttgtgataacttAGCCATAAAACATTATCACTCAGTCGTCATACAAATCGACgggacctttcgttttcctgtaaatactataactcaatcgttaatttttttttttggttatgacgTGAATTATGGAAGATGacgtgtattttaatttgttgatgtgtatttattatttttttaattaaaatcgaaaaaataaattcagtgggtaaattgtaattacatcCAGGACACTAAATATCTgagcaatttttagaaaatgtattcATATCaggaataaaccaacttttggataacatctgaataattttttctaaaacaaaaaaagaaaagtagttTCGAGTAAGGGAATGGTTGATCCCGAATGAGGATCAGTTGATCTTGGAtgttttttctgtgtttgcttcATCTGCTTTTTAGTCCGATCAGTATTCACCAAATTGGTTCCAGATGCGTGTTTTCATCCCAAAACACTCAATTTTCTTCCAAAGTAACCTATAAACCTGTACAGACTtacaaaatactaaaaagactctaaaaacacgCTTTAACTCAATCAAATactcaaaacaaatgtaaaaactatggttaaaatactataaaatacatatacatCAATTACTTCAtggattatattattattcttgctaaattttttaaaaagtcaagtttttcttatttattttttttttttttaataaaaatctcaaaatcgaaaatttgaTTAGACACCATCAGGTAGGTAAACAAATAGCCTCGACGACGGCACCAAAACATACGAACAAATATTAATATTCCCAATTTAACCCTTTGCGAATGTCCTATCATAtcagaaaaagaggaaaacaatcaaaatccaaaacactctctctctctctctcacacttcGATATCTCCGCCTTCGTCTCCTCATAGCCAACTGTACTGAGATTTCGATTTCTCCGATCTCACTTCCTCCGGCTACCCGGCGGAAACTATGCCTCAGTCCATCCAATTCTCCACTCCTTCACGAACTCCTCACCTTCTCCATCTCCCTCACTCTCAATTCAACCGTCCTCTCTCATCCATCTCCTTCCGTCGCTTCCCTCTTACTACCATCAAATACACCTCCATCAGAGCTTCCTCTTCGTCACCGTCTCTTTCCCCTGATCTTGATTCATCATCCTCctcgtcgtcttcgtcgtcgCAGGTGCTTCTCTCACCTAACGGTACTGGCGCTAATGAGAGATCCGTTGTGGCTACGGCGGTTACGACGGATGCGGCTGGGATTGAGGTTGATACCGTGACGGAAGCTGAGCTTAAGGAGAATGGATTTAGGAGCACGAGGAGGACGAAGCTGATCTGTACGATCGGACCGGCGACTTGTGGATTTGACCAGCTTGAGGCGCTTGCTGTTGGAGGTATGAACGTTGCGCGGCTCAATATGTGTCACGGTACGCGCGATTGGCACCGTGGTGTTATCCGTAGTGTTCGTAAGCTTAACGAGGAGAAAGGCTTTGCTGTTGCTATTATGATGGATACTGAAGGTAGTGAGATTCATATGGGAGATCTTGGTGGTGACGCTTCTGCTAAAGCTGAGGTGTGTtttaatctcttctcttctctatttttgAAGACATTGATGTGTGTAATTTGAGATGTTGAAACTTTTGCAGGATGGTGAGGTTTGGACTTTCACTGTTAGAGCTTTTGATTCTTCTCGCCCTGAACGTACCATTAGTGTTAGCTACGATGGTTTCGCCGAAGGTATATGCAATTATGTTTTATGGAAATGTAGTTTTGCCTTATTAAGCATGAAGTGGAAAGTGATGGAAACTTTAGTTAAATTTTGGTGATTGAGTATGTAATGGAGATCACTTGTGATGTAGATGTAAGGGTTGGTGATGAACTTCTGGTTGATGGTGGGATGGTGAGATTTGAAGTGATTGAGAAGATTGGTCCTGATGTCAAGTGTCTATGTACCGATCCCGGTTTGTTGCTTCCTCGAGCTAACTTGACTTTTTGGAGAGATGGAAGTCTTGTACGAGAGCGTAATGCCATGCTTCCAACTATTTCTTCCAAGGTTTGCAATTTTTATCTTCCCATTAAGCTTTGAGATTTGATTCACTTTATTTGGTTAGTTTGGGATGGATGAAAGCAATGTAAACTTTAGGAACCTAGATGAGTCCATGTTAGTAAAACAGAGGATTAAATAAAGTAAGGAACCCACAAAAGAGACAAGTAGCTGTAGCACATTAGCAGTTCTTTATCCATCAAACTGAGTCCATGTGAATCTAAGAGTGTTGATTTTTGATATGCGAGGTCATTGTatacaaaaacttatttttatctCCAAATTAATGGTGAATGAGGAATTATGTTTTACTTAAAGACGAAAAGATCTAGAATTATCTCTCAGAGGGAAAACATACTCATTTTCACTGATGATGCCTCAATCTTTTATTTTCAGGATTGGTTGGATATTGATTTTGGAATTGCAGAAGGTGTGGATTTCATTGCTGTATCGTTTGTCAAGTCGGCTGAAGTAATTAATCACCTTAAAAGTTATCTTGCTGCTCGTTCCCGTGGAGGGTAAGTAAACATGCTCAATATCAGCACATCACACTACTGTATAAGAAACATATAATATCTACTTTGAGGGGTCAGGCTACCCTAGGATTGGGTTTTGCATCACGTATCACCatctttagttattttttataatgatgTTGTATTCATTTATGATGCAGGGAAATTGGAGTGATTGCAAAGATCGAGAGTATCGATTCATTGACCAATTTGGAAGAAATTATTCTAGCATCAGATGGAGCCATGGT comes from Camelina sativa cultivar DH55 chromosome 19, Cs, whole genome shotgun sequence and encodes:
- the LOC104767766 gene encoding uncharacterized protein LOC104767766 yields the protein MGIYDSSAPNMNTKESILVEPKPYRPQIPFPRRHEKKPLDEKKYDRYKEVMSEFIADIPFIEARSISLCLKRLPKLEDPGKFVVPCSILGVNFEDFLCDTGSNVNVMSKAIAERLGINDMKASKVSLKFANAVTTTPQGFINNLDVRVGSCLVATYFHVVEMSKGSEMPLILGRPFLGTVGAVVDLPNKKTTSLTLMIKSFTT
- the LOC104766194 gene encoding plastidial pyruvate kinase 1, chloroplastic — its product is MPQSIQFSTPSRTPHLLHLPHSQFNRPLSSISFRRFPLTTIKYTSIRASSSSPSLSPDLDSSSSSSSSSSQVLLSPNGTGANERSVVATAVTTDAAGIEVDTVTEAELKENGFRSTRRTKLICTIGPATCGFDQLEALAVGGMNVARLNMCHGTRDWHRGVIRSVRKLNEEKGFAVAIMMDTEGSEIHMGDLGGDASAKAEDGEVWTFTVRAFDSSRPERTISVSYDGFAEDVRVGDELLVDGGMVRFEVIEKIGPDVKCLCTDPGLLLPRANLTFWRDGSLVRERNAMLPTISSKDWLDIDFGIAEGVDFIAVSFVKSAEVINHLKSYLAARSRGGEIGVIAKIESIDSLTNLEEIILASDGAMVARGDLGAQIPLEQVPAAQQRIVQVCRALNKPVIVASQLLESMIEYPTPTRAEVADVSEAVRQRSDALMLSGESAMGQFPDKALTVLRTVSLRIERWWREEERHESVPLQAIGSTFSDKISEEICNSAAKMANNLGVDAVFVYTTSGHMASLVSRCRPDCPIFAFTTTTSVRRRLNLQWGLIPFRLSFSDDMESNLNKTFSLLKSRGMIKSGDLVIAVSDMLQSIQVMNVP